One Rubritalea squalenifaciens DSM 18772 genomic region harbors:
- a CDS encoding MBL fold metallo-hydrolase, protein MFFQNLARDNEIGANSYLLDTGDCRIVLDSGMHPKEEGQEAIPCLNEVPYNSVDAIFLTHSHLDHAGTIPVLMRDQPEAPVYMTAATAGLASALLHNSVNVMQIKRTELGITDYPLYGHRELDRLVGRWKHLEVEQTHDLTLHTSATLYDAGHILGSAGVMIESQGKRIFYTGDIQFEDQTLITGAKFPEDNIDTLIIETTRGASPRCESYTRESEEDKLCEAILDTLERGGSALIPVFAMGKTQEVLTMLYKFKLDGRIPEQTPIYIGGLSTKMTVVFDEFASTTARKIPDFKILEDMEVQTGSKGKKTPISYRPGAIFALSSGMMTEKTISNNFAQFFINNPKNSLLFVGYADPESPAGKIRQTRRGDIVRLNPENDPVVLDCPVEVFDFSGHATRDSILDYIIRVNPKQVFLVHGDKPASEWFQQQIAARLPQTECIIPKPKKQYTL, encoded by the coding sequence ATGTTTTTTCAAAATCTAGCACGAGACAATGAAATCGGCGCCAACTCCTATCTACTAGATACCGGGGACTGCCGCATCGTGCTCGATAGCGGAATGCACCCCAAGGAAGAGGGCCAGGAGGCCATACCCTGCCTGAATGAGGTTCCCTACAACAGCGTAGATGCCATTTTCCTGACACATTCCCACCTCGACCACGCTGGCACCATCCCCGTGCTGATGCGTGATCAACCCGAAGCGCCAGTATATATGACGGCTGCCACGGCAGGCCTAGCCAGCGCCCTGCTGCACAACTCGGTCAATGTGATGCAAATCAAACGCACCGAACTGGGGATCACCGACTACCCACTCTACGGCCACCGCGAACTCGACCGCCTGGTAGGACGCTGGAAGCATCTGGAAGTCGAGCAAACTCATGATCTAACGCTGCACACCTCCGCTACCCTCTATGATGCCGGACACATTCTTGGCTCAGCCGGAGTGATGATCGAATCTCAGGGCAAGCGCATCTTCTATACTGGAGACATCCAGTTTGAGGACCAGACTCTCATCACCGGCGCCAAGTTCCCGGAGGACAACATCGACACTCTGATCATTGAAACCACACGTGGCGCCAGCCCACGCTGCGAGTCCTACACTCGTGAGTCTGAAGAGGACAAACTCTGTGAGGCCATTCTGGACACTCTTGAGCGTGGAGGCTCCGCACTCATCCCGGTATTTGCCATGGGCAAAACCCAGGAGGTGCTCACCATGCTTTACAAGTTCAAGCTGGATGGTCGCATCCCTGAGCAAACCCCGATCTACATTGGCGGCCTCAGCACCAAGATGACCGTGGTCTTTGACGAGTTTGCCTCCACCACTGCCCGTAAGATCCCCGACTTCAAGATCCTGGAGGACATGGAAGTCCAGACCGGCAGCAAAGGCAAGAAGACACCGATCTCCTACCGCCCGGGCGCCATCTTCGCACTCTCCAGCGGCATGATGACGGAAAAGACCATCTCCAACAATTTCGCCCAGTTCTTTATCAACAACCCAAAGAACTCCCTCCTCTTCGTGGGCTACGCAGACCCGGAATCCCCTGCCGGTAAGATCCGCCAGACACGCCGTGGGGACATCGTCCGCCTGAACCCCGAAAACGACCCTGTCGTACTGGACTGCCCGGTAGAAGTTTTTGATTTCTCAGGCCACGCCACCCGCGATTCGATTCTCGACTACATCATCCGGGTGAACCCGAAACAGGTCTTTCTCGTACACGGCGACAAGCCCGCCAGCGAGTGGTTCCAGCAGCAAATCGCAGCCCGGCTGCCGCAGACCGAGTGCATCATCCCAAAACCAAAGAAACAATATACCCTCTAG